Proteins from a single region of Pseudodesulfovibrio portus:
- a CDS encoding (Fe-S)-binding protein has product MFFPNSKEVYGDFEDQFWWWRIFYAAREDWTVPSEGWEAVDWALFTGNYAANRKLAKRKIDFMQKYNIERMIMPDCGGGSYGCRKGMETCVVEDPNNEVGFTYLYDYLVQVIREGRIKLDKSVNAGKRFTWHDSCKHGRELARHFGKGYYDEPRWIVRQCVDDFADMTPSRGLNYCCGAGGGMWPMPFEDESAHHARHKYEQIKRTGADVVVVGCSNCRDQIMKRIPKYYTDYKYEVKYIWQLVAETLVLEPWEEEMVARANELADAQWKQFGVDLDAMEY; this is encoded by the coding sequence TTGTTTTTCCCCAACTCCAAGGAAGTTTACGGCGATTTCGAAGACCAATTCTGGTGGTGGAGAATATTTTATGCCGCCCGTGAGGACTGGACCGTGCCGAGCGAGGGGTGGGAGGCCGTGGACTGGGCGTTGTTCACGGGCAACTACGCGGCCAACAGAAAACTGGCCAAGCGCAAGATCGACTTCATGCAGAAGTACAACATCGAGCGCATGATCATGCCGGACTGCGGCGGCGGGTCCTACGGCTGCCGCAAGGGGATGGAAACGTGTGTCGTCGAGGACCCCAACAACGAGGTGGGGTTCACCTATCTCTACGACTATCTTGTTCAGGTCATCCGCGAGGGGCGCATCAAGCTCGACAAGTCGGTCAACGCGGGCAAGCGGTTCACCTGGCACGACTCCTGTAAGCACGGTCGGGAACTGGCGCGCCATTTCGGCAAGGGGTATTACGACGAGCCCAGGTGGATCGTCCGGCAGTGCGTGGACGATTTCGCGGACATGACGCCGAGCCGGGGACTCAATTACTGCTGCGGCGCGGGCGGCGGCATGTGGCCCATGCCCTTCGAGGACGAGTCCGCGCACCATGCCCGGCACAAGTACGAGCAGATCAAGCGCACCGGCGCGGACGTGGTGGTGGTCGGCTGTTCAAACTGCCGGGACCAGATCATGAAGCGTATCCCCAAGTATTACACTGACTACAAATACGAGGTGAAGTACATCTGGCAACTGGTGGCCGAGACCCTGGTACTGGAGCCGTGGGAGGAGGAGATGGTCGCCCGCGCCAACGAGCTGGCCGACGCTCAGTGGAAGCAGTTCGGCGTGGACCTGGACGCCATGGAATACTGA